The Arachis ipaensis cultivar K30076 chromosome B10, Araip1.1, whole genome shotgun sequence DNA window ACAGAGTCTGAACTTAAGTAGACTCTTTCTTGTCCAGGTAACCCTGCAGCCATCTTGTTGTATACATCAATGACACAATccagagttggtgcaagaattgcTCTATCCTTGAAATAATTTTCAACGGATAAATTGGATAACATATCTAGATACACAAAATCAATGAGGTCATCCAAAGATGTCTCAGTGTTCTTAACCAAAATGTCAGATGGTATATGAACGATTGATTCACCATCTGTTGTATCACCAGCCAAACCATCACCAATTTTGAGTAGCCATTCTGCAAAATTTCTGAGTTCTTGTATGTTATTGTTTTCACGTAGTGACAATCTCATGTTTTTTGTAAGCTTTAAAACCTTACAGTTATGCCACAAATATGAAGAATTAATAGAAGACTGAATTATATCTTGCCTTGAGCCTCTGGGAATCACAAGTAAAATTTGTCTAAAATCTCCTCCGAGAACAACAACTTTACCTCCAAATGGCAAATGAGCATTATACGAATCTGAGCACCTTAAGATGTCGCTGAGGCATTTGTCTAAAGCTTCGTAACAATACTTACTTATCATTGGAGCTTCATCCCATATGATTAATTTGGCCTTGGATATTAACCTTGCAAGAGGACTTCCCTGTTTAATGCTACACAAAGAATCTTCATTTATGGTCAAATGAATTTTAAACCTTGAATGTGTAGTTCTTCCGTTAGGCAACATAAGTGCAACAGTCCCACTCAAAGCAACGTTTAAAATTATACCTCCTTTAGACCTAATTGAGCATGATATAGTTGATCATAAGAATGTTTTTCCACAACCACCTTGACCGTATAAGAAGAAAAGTCCACCCATATTACCACTAACAGCACCAATTATTTGATCGTATGCAAATTTCTGCTCATCAATTAGCTTTTCTAAATACCCACCTAGTTCACTCGCAACAGCATTAACGTCAAAGTTCAACTCTTCCATTATAATTCTGTCTTCTAAGATGGACACCAAATTCTCTGAAGGATATGGCATTCCACAATATTCTTTCAATGACTTGCCATTTGACTGGAGCAAATCTTCAATTTTTGCAAGTGCAATATCTTTTATTTGGACTTCTGACACCATCAAATctgtattttttcaatttaaaataacacaattatttgaaaaattagtCTTTGGCAAGAAAAGTTTGAAATGCATTGTTGAATGATAAATAACTCCTTGTTTTTGGTTTAAAAAATGCTTCATTAGTAACATGtccttttaaaaattattattgtgaTTAACATGGATATCAAAATCACTATAACATAAAAAAAGGCACACAAACAACCGATGCAAATGCAAGTATTGAAAGTATGTGGATTTAGTTGCGGTTTCTTAGATGAAGTAGATATGGTTTATGACAATGTATCAAAATATGTATTAAGAGGAGGAAGTAAAGCAAGTACgaaactaatatatataaaatccAATTTTTGAGTAATGTTTTGTTATATTTCCTAAATATTATCAGAGAAAGGGAAAAAGTTAAAGTGAACACCAATAAACAATTTTGCCATATGTATGGTAATTTTACTCCTA harbors:
- the LOC110268469 gene encoding uncharacterized protein LOC110268469, with amino-acid sequence MVSEVQIKDIALAKIEDLLQSNGKSLKEYCGMPYPSENLVSILEDRIIMEELNFDVNAVASELGGYLEKLIDEQKFAYDQIIGAGSPLARLISKAKLIIWDEAPMISKYCYEALDKCLSDILRCSDSYNAHLPFGGKVVVLGGDFRQILLVIPRGSRQDIIQSSINSSYLWHNCKVLKLTKNMRLSLRENNNIQELRNFAEWLLKIGDGLAGDTTDGESIVHIPSDILVKNTETSLDDLIDFVYLDMLSNLSVENYFKDRAILAPTLDCVIDVYNKMAAGLPGQERVYLSLPPHKLVMKVGAPVMLLWNTDPTNGLYNGTRMQVSKKTIPNYHVICNDNKYVPGTNSIESWNLPSKASFHPWSIVSCVIKGNE